A part of Marinicella rhabdoformis genomic DNA contains:
- the rsfS gene encoding ribosome silencing factor encodes MQENLKTSDHSNTVMQTVETAVTDAKAQNVKVLSVNHLTSVTDHLVICTGSSNRHMRHLAEEAIKALRDAGLEVLNTEGMDSSDWIIVDAGDAVLHVMSEEARGFYQLEGLWDIAATDEA; translated from the coding sequence GTGCAAGAAAATTTAAAAACATCAGACCATTCAAATACCGTCATGCAAACAGTGGAAACTGCTGTTACAGATGCCAAAGCACAAAATGTGAAAGTTTTGTCTGTTAACCACTTAACGTCAGTGACTGATCATTTAGTGATTTGTACTGGTAGCTCTAATCGTCACATGAGGCATTTGGCGGAAGAGGCGATTAAAGCATTGCGAGATGCAGGTTTAGAAGTCTTAAATACCGAGGGCATGGATTCCAGTGACTGGATTATTGTTGATGCTGGAGATGCGGTGTTGCATGTCATGAGTGAAGAAGCTCGCGGTTTTTATCAATTGGAAGGGCTTTGGGACATTGCAGCTACGGATGAAGCATGA
- the rlmH gene encoding 23S rRNA (pseudouridine(1915)-N(3))-methyltransferase RlmH, translating to MKLRLLTLGHKMPDWVGEGFELYNQRLPHHLKVNLVEINAVVRQKTQSTAQIKAIEAEAIQKQLQPGDYNIALDEAGQLISTKGVAQAMADWQMMGQNINIIIGGADGLDHSIKQVVDKTWSLSRLTFPHQLVRVVIAEQIYRAHSLLTNHPYHRE from the coding sequence ATGAAGCTTCGCTTGTTGACGCTGGGTCACAAGATGCCCGATTGGGTGGGTGAGGGTTTTGAACTTTATAATCAAAGATTACCTCATCACCTCAAAGTCAATTTAGTTGAAATCAATGCGGTAGTACGCCAAAAAACCCAAAGTACTGCGCAAATAAAAGCCATCGAGGCTGAAGCCATTCAAAAACAACTGCAGCCCGGTGATTACAATATTGCCCTTGATGAAGCTGGCCAATTGATTTCAACGAAAGGCGTGGCACAAGCCATGGCTGATTGGCAAATGATGGGGCAAAATATCAACATCATCATAGGTGGTGCCGATGGCTTAGATCACAGCATCAAGCAGGTGGTGGACAAAACGTGGTCTTTATCTCGATTGACCTTTCCTCATCAATTGGTCCGAGTAGTCATAGCAGAACAAATCTACCGAGCGCACAGCCTGTTAACCAACCACCCGTATCACCGTGAATAA
- a CDS encoding Maf family nucleotide pyrophosphatase, producing MNKTDAAIILASASPRRKQLLAQIGVNCLCQPVDIDETPFENEPVVKYVKRLAKTKATAGWEQSDKSLPVLGADTIVVHNNQLMGKPQNKTQAVATLKQLSGQSHYVYSAVAVVSKGNHRLVISQNEVVFDDIPADMIESYVASGEPMDKAGSYGIQGMAALWIKKITGSYSSVMGLPLYETGQILSKLDIITVYNPQTDKSDQNV from the coding sequence GTGAATAAAACTGATGCGGCAATCATCTTGGCCTCTGCCTCTCCAAGGCGCAAACAATTGTTGGCACAAATAGGTGTCAATTGTCTTTGTCAACCTGTGGATATAGATGAAACGCCATTTGAAAATGAACCAGTGGTTAAATATGTCAAACGGTTAGCCAAAACGAAAGCAACGGCAGGTTGGGAACAAAGTGATAAAAGCTTGCCAGTTTTGGGTGCCGATACCATTGTCGTTCACAACAATCAATTAATGGGCAAACCACAAAATAAAACACAAGCGGTTGCCACATTAAAGCAATTGTCTGGTCAAAGTCACTATGTTTACTCTGCCGTGGCGGTTGTTTCTAAAGGTAACCACCGCTTGGTCATCAGCCAAAATGAAGTGGTGTTTGATGACATACCTGCGGACATGATTGAATCCTATGTGGCATCTGGTGAGCCAATGGACAAAGCAGGCAGTTACGGCATTCAAGGCATGGCGGCACTTTGGATTAAAAAAATCACTGGCAGCTATTCATCGGTCATGGGTTTGCCCTTGTATGAAACGGGTCAAATATTGAGTAAACTCGATATAATCACTGTCTATAACCCACAAACAGATAAGTCGGATCAAAATGTCTAA
- a CDS encoding Rne/Rng family ribonuclease, whose protein sequence is MSKEILINNNGFETRVALIDGGLTTEFWLERKKQSSIVGNIYKGRVQKVLPGLQAAFIDVGLEKSAFIHVSDFAEIERDVDKSQDVISSLLHEGQMLVVQVYKDQIGTKGARVTTQVSIPSRYLVMMPNAPELLAISSRIDDEEERARLQEDMKSINESNDEFGLIARTNAELIPQDLLEHDWKFLKRLWKKVAERIANQKTPSLIYSEFSLAKRVVRDHINENLTQITVDSHDIHLKVKKFVDDFAFEWQGQVNWYQGSRPLFDQFNAEDEIERILSKKVPLKSGGNLVFDQNEAMTTVDVNTGQFVGYKSLEDTAFKTNLEAAQVIARQLRLRNIGGIIVIDFIDMADDLHKEQVHKTLEEYLSQDTARTNVLGFTALNLMEITRKRTTENIRDVVCEPCNKCHGSGYIQTIESNTFKLFREISRSVKQFKASKIMVIAAPNLVEYIIDEHSETLADMEESLNKRISLQAEDSYGRDQYDVVLL, encoded by the coding sequence ATGTCTAAAGAAATTTTAATCAATAACAATGGATTTGAAACCCGCGTCGCTTTGATTGATGGTGGGCTGACCACAGAGTTTTGGTTGGAACGGAAAAAGCAGTCTTCAATTGTGGGCAACATTTATAAAGGGCGAGTACAAAAAGTACTGCCTGGATTACAGGCAGCATTTATTGATGTGGGTTTAGAAAAATCCGCCTTTATTCATGTTTCTGATTTTGCTGAAATTGAACGGGATGTTGATAAAAGTCAGGATGTGATTTCATCGTTGCTCCATGAGGGTCAAATGCTGGTGGTTCAGGTCTATAAAGACCAAATTGGAACCAAAGGTGCGCGGGTGACGACACAAGTGAGTATTCCCAGTCGTTACTTGGTGATGATGCCCAATGCGCCTGAATTGCTGGCCATTTCGAGTAGAATTGATGATGAAGAAGAGCGGGCTCGATTACAAGAAGATATGAAATCGATCAATGAGTCCAATGATGAGTTTGGCCTGATCGCTCGGACCAATGCCGAATTAATTCCACAAGATTTGTTAGAACATGATTGGAAGTTTTTAAAAAGACTTTGGAAAAAAGTGGCTGAAAGAATAGCAAATCAAAAAACACCGTCACTTATTTACAGTGAATTTTCATTGGCTAAGCGTGTGGTTCGCGATCACATCAATGAAAATTTGACTCAAATTACCGTTGATTCACATGACATACACTTGAAAGTGAAGAAGTTTGTTGATGATTTTGCTTTTGAATGGCAAGGACAGGTGAATTGGTATCAAGGTTCTCGTCCTTTGTTTGATCAATTCAATGCAGAAGATGAAATTGAGCGAATTTTAAGCAAAAAAGTGCCGTTGAAATCTGGTGGAAACTTGGTTTTTGATCAAAATGAAGCGATGACCACAGTGGATGTCAATACGGGACAGTTTGTGGGTTATAAGTCATTGGAAGACACCGCATTTAAAACCAATTTAGAGGCCGCACAAGTGATAGCCAGACAACTGCGCTTGAGAAATATTGGTGGCATCATTGTGATTGATTTTATTGATATGGCTGATGATTTACACAAAGAGCAAGTGCATAAGACCTTAGAAGAGTACCTGTCTCAAGATACGGCACGAACGAATGTTCTGGGGTTTACTGCGCTGAATTTAATGGAGATCACACGCAAAAGAACCACTGAGAATATTCGTGACGTGGTTTGTGAGCCTTGTAATAAATGTCATGGCTCAGGATATATTCAGACCATAGAGTCAAACACATTCAAATTATTCAGAGAAATTTCACGTTCTGTGAAGCAGTTTAAAGCCAGTAAGATCATGGTCATTGCGGCCCCAAATTTAGTTGAATACATCATAGATGAGCATTCAGAAACTTTGGCTGATATGGAGGAAAGCTTGAACAAAAGGATCAGTTTGCAGGCTGAAGACAGTTATGGGCGTGATCAATATGATGTGGTGTTGTTGTAA
- a CDS encoding GGDEF domain-containing protein: protein MYKWWCVIVLLFVAFLSLAQEPKSLSAEEIDNILLKAEDQRTGDVKNYEKLLSEINAHKFQFNDYQRCFYHYLEQYNHALLNGFNQSLTGFKQLFEACEDPRVRIRIKNMEANIYSYMKRYKAAIEALDYSLTHVSDVDDKHLLTVVYSAAFIVYSYIEQYPLSLQFSELLMDESDKPSDQCKGKYNRAYTYMKQGNAQVDEAEINQVFDYCYSVKEPIYAYLLKLEWYSYLVKSGREDIDWNELLAEIVSHEDAINRIAYPYLSRNLLLVKSQLMFKLGDEEVKLHVIDELLNESNNFENSENKIVYLKLMVSHYKNSGQVEKALEYMELVQHEMEQFYKDKQNKQVAYQIVNHESMAGQLQNEILSKQNKILHIEQDLAQKNMLNQRLITAVISLLGLLLIFWAVRLMRKHKVVKEAAAKDYLTGCYNRQTFETQVKLMLNRLEIKDLILHLAIMDLDHFKSVNDRFGHLKGDLVLKRIIAYCQTQLSDRMLLGRLGGEEFGLFIIETNSRDMMNKLNQIREGIAALDFSDIDADLKMTSSFGVASSLTSGYQWQTLISHADEALYQAKARGRNRVYRFDLAHTE from the coding sequence ATGTACAAATGGTGGTGTGTGATTGTTTTGCTTTTTGTGGCGTTTTTATCATTGGCCCAAGAACCTAAAAGCCTCAGTGCTGAAGAAATTGACAATATACTGTTAAAGGCGGAGGATCAGAGAACAGGGGATGTGAAGAATTATGAAAAACTGCTTTCAGAAATCAATGCCCATAAATTTCAATTCAATGATTATCAACGCTGTTTTTATCATTATTTAGAACAATACAACCATGCCTTGTTAAACGGATTCAATCAATCTTTGACAGGTTTTAAGCAACTTTTTGAAGCCTGTGAAGATCCCAGGGTCAGAATCCGCATCAAAAACATGGAAGCCAACATATACAGCTACATGAAGCGTTATAAGGCCGCCATCGAAGCTTTGGATTATTCATTAACTCACGTTTCGGATGTGGATGACAAGCATTTGCTTACGGTGGTTTATTCAGCTGCTTTCATCGTTTATTCCTATATTGAACAATACCCTTTAAGCTTACAATTCTCTGAGTTGTTAATGGATGAAAGTGACAAGCCATCTGATCAGTGTAAAGGGAAATACAACCGCGCGTATACATACATGAAACAAGGGAATGCTCAAGTTGATGAAGCGGAAATCAATCAAGTTTTTGATTATTGTTATTCTGTAAAAGAACCTATTTATGCCTATTTACTTAAGTTGGAATGGTACAGTTATTTAGTCAAAAGTGGCCGAGAGGACATTGATTGGAATGAATTGTTGGCGGAAATTGTCAGTCATGAAGATGCAATCAATAGGATTGCTTATCCTTATTTATCACGAAACCTTTTGCTGGTTAAGTCACAGCTTATGTTTAAATTGGGTGACGAAGAAGTCAAATTGCATGTGATTGATGAACTGTTGAATGAAAGTAATAATTTTGAAAATTCAGAAAATAAAATTGTCTATCTTAAGTTAATGGTTTCTCATTATAAAAACAGCGGTCAAGTCGAGAAAGCGCTGGAATATATGGAGTTGGTTCAACATGAAATGGAGCAGTTTTATAAGGACAAACAAAACAAACAAGTCGCCTATCAAATAGTCAATCATGAATCCATGGCGGGTCAACTGCAGAATGAAATATTGAGTAAACAAAATAAAATATTGCATATTGAGCAAGATTTAGCACAAAAAAACATGTTGAACCAACGCTTGATCACCGCTGTGATTTCATTGCTGGGTTTGTTGTTGATTTTTTGGGCTGTGCGTTTGATGCGCAAGCACAAAGTGGTTAAAGAAGCAGCCGCAAAAGACTATTTAACCGGTTGTTACAACAGGCAAACTTTTGAAACACAGGTGAAGTTGATGTTGAACCGGCTGGAGATTAAAGATTTAATTCTACATTTGGCCATCATGGATTTGGATCATTTCAAATCAGTGAATGATCGATTCGGTCATTTAAAAGGTGACTTGGTGCTGAAAAGGATTATTGCCTATTGCCAAACTCAGTTGTCTGACAGGATGTTGTTGGGTCGTTTGGGAGGTGAAGAGTTTGGCCTGTTTATCATTGAAACCAACAGTCGGGATATGATGAATAAATTGAATCAAATCAGAGAAGGGATTGCTGCTTTGGACTTTTCTGACATTGATGCTGATTTGAAGATGACGTCCAGCTTTGGTGTTGCTTCATCTTTGACTTCGGGATACCAATGGCAAACGTTAATCAGCCATGCTGATGAGGCCTTATATCAAGCCAAAGCAAGAGGCAGAAACCGTGTTTACCGTTTTGACTTGGCTCACACTGAATAA
- the ovoA gene encoding 5-histidylcysteine sulfoxide synthase: protein MQKHTHTPHIDVCDATSLRNQIKSHFLMGFEKFESLHQTLTSDKAYYQQPEPLRHPIIFYLGHTAVFFANKLKVAKIINHSIDDAIESMMAIGVDEMSWDDLNQTNYQWPQVSAVYQYRQKVKTLVSELIDSLPLTTPITWNDPFWIILMGIEHERIHLETSSVLFRQLDTKFLKASENWPTAFGKDESTALKNQLLHVDATTVTQTKSNKTYGWDNEYGQLTTEVNAFKASQFLVSNAEFLEFVDDGGYQDTQWWCEEGASWLAYTQAQHPHFWRRVGKQWQYRSLLSWHDMIWQLPVDVNYLEAKAFCHWLAAKTGKPIRLPSEAEWYALAQFVGININESPQAKTANLHLAHGASAVAVNRFLFGEQQFGDVVGNVWQWCETAIDALPGFKVHPAYDDFSVPTFDGRHNLIKGGSWASTGNEALPESRYAFRRHFFQHAGFRYVESEQTITQHFNTYETDELISQYLEFHYGEEYFGVANFPKACIDTIIKHSNKQSFNRVLDLGCAVGRSSFELAHYAQHVDAVDFSTRFIRNAINLIKHQEIKYMIPIEGDITEAKQIQLSQLNLGDKVHNIEFTQGDACNLKDKYRNYDLVFAGNLIDRLYQPASFIHDIKTRINPAGYLAITSPYTWLEEFTNKENWLGGYKKNGENVQTLDHLKALLSPEFELVHHQDIPFVIRETARKHQHTLAQFSLWKKTSKT, encoded by the coding sequence ATGCAAAAACACACACATACGCCGCACATTGATGTGTGCGATGCGACATCCTTACGCAACCAAATTAAAAGTCACTTTTTAATGGGCTTTGAAAAATTTGAATCTTTACACCAAACTTTGACCTCAGATAAAGCCTATTATCAGCAACCTGAACCACTTCGACACCCCATTATCTTTTACCTCGGTCACACGGCGGTATTCTTTGCTAACAAGTTAAAGGTAGCAAAAATCATAAACCATTCAATAGATGACGCCATCGAATCGATGATGGCCATTGGTGTCGATGAAATGTCTTGGGATGACTTAAACCAAACCAATTACCAGTGGCCCCAAGTTTCGGCCGTTTATCAATACCGACAAAAAGTAAAAACCTTGGTATCAGAATTGATAGACTCGCTGCCATTGACCACACCCATTACTTGGAATGACCCTTTTTGGATTATTCTGATGGGTATAGAACATGAACGGATACATTTAGAAACCTCATCTGTGTTGTTCAGGCAGTTAGACACAAAATTCCTCAAAGCCAGTGAAAATTGGCCAACAGCCTTCGGCAAGGATGAGTCCACTGCACTCAAAAATCAATTGTTGCATGTCGATGCCACAACAGTCACTCAAACCAAAAGCAATAAAACCTATGGATGGGACAATGAATACGGCCAACTGACCACAGAAGTCAACGCATTCAAAGCCAGTCAATTTCTGGTCAGTAACGCTGAATTTCTTGAATTTGTCGATGATGGCGGTTATCAGGACACACAATGGTGGTGTGAAGAAGGTGCTTCTTGGCTGGCCTATACCCAAGCACAGCATCCACATTTTTGGCGTCGTGTTGGTAAACAATGGCAATACCGCAGCCTGCTATCTTGGCATGACATGATTTGGCAGCTTCCTGTGGATGTTAATTACCTTGAGGCCAAAGCTTTTTGTCACTGGCTGGCTGCCAAAACGGGCAAGCCCATTCGCTTACCGAGTGAAGCCGAATGGTATGCATTGGCTCAATTTGTAGGCATCAATATCAATGAAAGCCCACAGGCTAAAACGGCCAATTTGCACTTGGCACATGGCGCATCCGCGGTCGCAGTCAACCGTTTTCTTTTTGGAGAACAGCAGTTTGGCGATGTGGTCGGTAATGTGTGGCAGTGGTGCGAAACCGCCATAGATGCCCTGCCGGGATTTAAAGTACACCCTGCCTATGACGACTTTTCAGTGCCCACATTCGATGGTCGCCACAACTTAATAAAAGGCGGTTCTTGGGCCAGCACAGGCAATGAAGCACTGCCTGAATCTCGATACGCATTCAGGCGTCATTTTTTCCAACATGCCGGTTTCAGGTATGTTGAATCGGAGCAAACCATCACTCAACATTTCAACACATACGAAACAGATGAACTGATTTCACAATACCTAGAGTTTCATTACGGCGAGGAATACTTTGGCGTAGCCAACTTTCCCAAAGCCTGTATTGACACCATCATTAAACACAGCAACAAACAGAGCTTCAACCGAGTCTTGGACTTGGGTTGCGCCGTGGGAAGAAGCAGCTTTGAACTCGCGCATTATGCTCAGCATGTCGATGCGGTTGACTTTTCCACACGATTCATACGCAATGCCATCAACCTCATCAAGCACCAAGAAATCAAATACATGATACCTATTGAAGGTGACATCACTGAAGCCAAACAAATTCAGTTGTCGCAATTAAACTTGGGAGATAAGGTGCACAACATTGAATTCACCCAAGGTGATGCATGTAACCTGAAGGACAAATACCGAAATTATGACTTGGTGTTTGCAGGCAATTTGATTGACCGACTGTATCAACCTGCATCATTTATTCATGACATCAAAACACGAATCAATCCTGCAGGCTATTTGGCCATCACTTCCCCTTATACTTGGCTTGAAGAGTTTACAAACAAGGAAAATTGGCTCGGTGGCTACAAGAAAAATGGTGAAAACGTGCAAACTTTGGACCATTTAAAAGCACTGCTCTCTCCTGAGTTTGAACTCGTTCACCATCAGGACATTCCTTTTGTTATTCGTGAAACTGCTCGAAAACACCAACACACACTGGCACAATTCAGCTTATGGAAAAAAACTTCAAAAACCTGA
- a CDS encoding pyridoxal phosphate-dependent aminotransferase, protein MEKNFKNLTMMSWSDRWPNAMPLSNSNPEPFTAAELSELTGQDWLALPLNDLDYQTAQGDPNLRSDMAQQWYPKCQPNDVMLCAGAQEALFIAFQTLVKSGEHVVCFTPAFEPLILMPEQIGARVTKLPLGSNWEIDFNALEDALKDHAKLLVLNFPHNPTGAHISIEILEEIIQLCEKYGVWVLSDEVFRGLEHNKNDRLPAVANIYPQAVSLGVMSKAFALPAIRLGWLVCQDKNTYQQMLEIKNHLSICVSGLDVAFMKKMVPFDELIWQRSVDLTNQNKKLLQKALINHPTFHCQMGTASATCFIGCQNDQIWTASLAQNHQLKLLPGFCFATEKQGFRLSLGQKNFKQTMDTWLNYSV, encoded by the coding sequence ATGGAAAAAAACTTCAAAAACCTGACCATGATGAGCTGGTCTGACCGCTGGCCCAATGCAATGCCTTTATCAAACAGCAACCCAGAACCATTTACGGCTGCAGAATTGAGTGAGTTAACGGGTCAAGACTGGTTAGCATTGCCATTGAATGATTTGGACTACCAAACAGCCCAAGGCGACCCTAATTTGCGCTCTGACATGGCCCAACAATGGTACCCAAAATGCCAGCCCAATGATGTAATGCTGTGTGCTGGCGCGCAAGAAGCGCTGTTCATTGCTTTTCAAACCTTGGTTAAATCTGGCGAGCATGTCGTCTGTTTTACACCCGCCTTTGAACCTTTGATTCTGATGCCTGAGCAAATAGGTGCACGGGTCACCAAACTGCCCTTGGGCAGCAACTGGGAGATTGATTTCAATGCCCTAGAGGATGCACTGAAAGATCATGCCAAACTGCTGGTACTGAACTTCCCTCACAACCCAACAGGTGCGCACATCAGTATTGAAATCTTAGAAGAAATCATTCAATTATGCGAAAAATACGGTGTTTGGGTCTTGTCTGATGAAGTCTTCAGAGGACTTGAACACAACAAAAACGACCGTTTACCGGCTGTTGCTAACATCTATCCTCAAGCCGTGAGCTTGGGGGTGATGTCTAAAGCCTTTGCCCTACCCGCCATCAGATTAGGCTGGCTGGTATGCCAAGATAAAAACACCTACCAACAGATGCTGGAGATTAAAAACCACCTTTCAATTTGTGTCAGCGGTCTTGATGTGGCATTCATGAAAAAAATGGTGCCTTTTGATGAATTGATATGGCAACGCAGTGTCGATTTAACCAACCAGAACAAGAAGTTACTTCAAAAAGCCCTGATTAATCACCCCACATTCCATTGCCAAATGGGTACCGCATCCGCCACCTGTTTCATTGGGTGTCAAAATGATCAAATATGGACAGCAAGCCTGGCCCAAAATCACCAATTGAAATTGTTACCCGGATTTTGTTTTGCCACCGAAAAGCAAGGTTTCAGACTGTCCCTTGGTCAAAAGAATTTCAAACAAACCATGGATACTTGGCTTAATTATTCAGTGTGA
- a CDS encoding GNAT family N-acetyltransferase, translating to MNISLRPMVLGDWDFYRSLYMSPETMKFIAQPLTEAVCKKYFDYYFSERYLASKNKLFLIVATSESKEEIKAGIIQYSFKPKCKFSAEMGIMLSSGLTGHGVGKKANHLLFKKASEVDGLQLIYARIHVNNVHAHKLYRQLNFRQLKSQQKNSTNSDLWLADRSVFAA from the coding sequence ATGAACATTTCTTTAAGGCCGATGGTTCTGGGAGATTGGGATTTTTATCGTTCATTGTACATGAGTCCTGAAACCATGAAGTTCATAGCTCAGCCTTTAACTGAAGCAGTGTGCAAAAAATATTTCGACTATTATTTTTCTGAGAGGTACTTAGCCAGTAAGAATAAGTTGTTTTTGATTGTGGCCACAAGTGAATCAAAAGAAGAAATCAAAGCCGGAATTATTCAATACAGTTTTAAACCCAAATGTAAATTTTCGGCAGAGATGGGCATCATGTTGTCAAGTGGATTAACGGGCCATGGTGTGGGCAAAAAAGCCAATCATCTGCTGTTCAAAAAAGCCTCAGAAGTGGATGGTCTGCAGCTTATATACGCCAGAATCCATGTCAACAATGTCCATGCACATAAGTTGTACCGACAATTAAATTTCAGACAGTTAAAAAGCCAACAAAAAAACAGCACAAACAGTGACTTGTGGTTGGCAGATAGAAGTGTTTTTGCTGCTTGA